A window of Eucalyptus grandis isolate ANBG69807.140 chromosome 4, ASM1654582v1, whole genome shotgun sequence genomic DNA:
TTACattgcttctcttctttttataacAGGTTAACCACTTGTTATCTTTTCATTGGCAGATGCCAAGCACAGTTCATATCTAATTCCCTTGTATGTGTCTTTCCATGTTCACTGGATGATAAGCATGATATATATCATATTCCTTTGTGTATGTCTATGTTTATTGGAATAATGAGATTTGATGGTGTGACTGAGGTGAAACTACCTGGAGGAAGAATAAACAGTTTCATCCCTTAGAGTTTGGGAAGTGACATTTGACgtactaaattttattttgcttctttatttttgtttaatttgtcTTGCTGAATTAGTCAttatgattttcatttgaaCCTCATTTCCATAAACATGCATCATGTTGCTAGCCTGCATTAGAAATCTTTCTTCAACTAATAGTACTTGATATTTCCAGGCAGTGGCAGATTTCTCATGTGGCTCGCAAAAGCAAATCCCACAGGAAACTATCTGGGACTGGAAATCCGGCAGAAAGTATGGCATGAACACCTTGGGTTACTTCTAGCACACTCAGCAATGACTCTGATTGTGTTAGTGTACTACAATCTTGGTTTACTTTCATTCTTATATAAGAGCATGGAGATTTAGTTCATATTCTTGTAATATACTATTTGCAGCTTGCTAAGCGTGCAGAATGCTGGGCAAAGGAGCTGGCTCTAAAGAACATGTAGGCTTTGATTTACCAGCTATTGATAAATCTGCACACCATTGTTTTTCTTACAGCTTTCTTGACTACATTGCAGACATTTTCTGTTTGCAAATGCCACAGTCTCTTTCAAACATATAATATCCACTTACCCAGGTCCTTTGGTATTAGTTTCAATCCTTGTAAGTATCTTgtttttgaaactttttaggAACTCATATCTCTTTACCTCCCAAATTATTTTAACTAGTTTTTATGATGGAGGAATGAACTTAGCACTCGTGCTCCATATTTTGTTGCAGTGTCCAGATCCTCATTTCAAGAAAAAGCATCAGAAGAGAAGGGTTGTGCAAAAGCCTTTGGTAGATTCTATTTTGGATAGTCTAGCTCCTGGCGGAAAGGTATGTGCTGCATTTCAGTTATGTATTGTCAGTAGAATGATTACTTCTGGGTTCTTTCCATCAAGTGTTGTTCTTTTTTGCTTGCTAGCTACATTTATACTTTCTCATGTTTTGTTGTGAAAATATGAGTTAGAGGATGAACTTCAAATGCACATGTGTGAGGACCTGTATTGGATTGGTTTAATCCACTATGCAATTCCGTTAATAGAGAATAATCACTGCTTAGCCTACAAAAATCTTGCTTATTCTATTCAGTCCATATTGAGCTGATCATCTATTCATACTAAGATAGAATACCACTGtgataatctattttttttttcctttattagcAGTTACCGctcaaacaccaaaaaaaaataataataataaaataaaataaaaattgagtgattttaTATAGAAAATTCAGCTGCTGATTATAGCAAATGGAAAGAGTATTTAATCCTGAGGATGTACTTATGGGGGCTTGCTACAAGAGCAAAAATTTGTTAGTTTGACACAATAGCTGTTTATGTACATCAGTTCTTAATCCCTTGTTACGATCAAATGATGGGGTGCACTATCGGGGGCTTGCtgtaagaacaaaaatttgttagTTTGACAGGATAGCTGTTTGTGTACATCAGTTTTTAATCCCTTGTTATGATCTAATATTTCTCATTGACATTGAGCAAATGTATAAAAAATAGTGTGAAGTGATATGATAATGAATTAAAATAAAGTCACTTATTAATACCACTGGGGAAACTGGTGAAACCTGCAATGAAAGCTGGGTAGTAGGTATAGCTCCTGAGTTCTATTCCTAGTAAGCATTCCTACTTTCAAATGAGGGATGAATTCTCATTCCTCTTATGTTACTCCCAAGAACCAAACTAGGTCTTATTACAATGTTGGTAATTCAAGCATGTTTCCTCTTGAATCAATTGTGCGGTCTGGGATAAGCAATAGTTTTCTTGTGAGATCTGTTCCAAGCGGATTACAGGTAGTATCCAGAAGTTAAAGCTTTTCTGACACTCAGTAAGGAAAGATGAATTGATGACTCAGTTGCACTTGCATCTTCTGTTACTGAAGTAGGGAATATGAAAGTCAGTCTATTCCATTGAGGAGACTCTTTGGCTTGCTCACCTTTTCATTTTAGGAGGTAGCAACATCTAGtatcttaaaattttttgtattgGCATTTGATAGTCACAAAATCTGACCCTAGATTGATCTGCATGCCATTATGTTGTGTTATGTTATGTTATGTTATGTtatgttatgttttttttttttttttttttttgtgtgcgcACGTGCATGTAGCTATTGGAGTTTGACAGATAAAATCTTACCCTAAACCATCAACAGGTGTGTCATTCTGTTATGGCTTGTTAAATAAATTGCACATATTGTTTGTTCATTTATATCCCCTTGCTATATAGCCCAAACTTTATGTTGCTGAATTATGGGCATAAAGATTCATGCTCATTACATTTTTGCACTTTAAGATTCTAGTGTCAAATACTTTGTTTGAACTTGGAACTGAAAATAACATGTGGATTAAGGAGAAGGCAATTTAGTGAAAGAAGCTAGAAATCACCGCTTCACATTCTCTGGTGCTTTGTTGAAATCACTCTCCCAGTCGTGGCTAAGCTTATGACTTTGGGTAGGATAGTCACTCCCATCTATGGCACCAAACTTAATAtgttttaaattcttttgttaTTCTCCGCAAATTGTAGCTTGCACTGCCACATTGCAAATGCAAGTGGAGGGGGGAGGCGGAACTCACACTTTTAATAAATACTTAGCCAAAAGTTTATCTTTCAGATTCATGGAAGTCATGCTCAGATGTCCTGGGGCTTATGATTTGCGATTCATTCAGTATATAGATCATATATCTATTGCACATGGTCCAGAGGCTATATATCCAAATTTCGTTCAAATGGCTAAAGAACTGAATAAGCTTGCAATCTTGGCATGATTTAAATTGCAGACCATTCTGTTATCTACCATGCCCCAGATGCAGACTATTCTTAAACCAGTTTGTCCTTTCTCGGTGCAGCCTCTGATTTCTCCGCCAAAATTGTTTCTGCCTTCATACCACAGCGATTGATTCCGCAACCAATAGCAATATCTCTCCGTattctttacatttttcttgtgTCATTCGTAGCAATCTCATGGTTAAAGCATGCAGTGTGCTTTTAGTATTTGGTACAATTCCATCGATGGCTGGGCAGCAATTGATAATGATCCCTTCATTCTTGGATCTAGACAAAGTCGGGTCATTTTCACCAAGTTAGTTTGCAcgttctttttggattttttatttgattgatgTAATACTAGTTTCATAACCATCATCTTATCTTGTTCTAAAATACATATCTAATGTTTAACGTCCCATGTTATTAACCGGAAGTGATGATTGCAGGTATTTATACAGTCTGATGTGCTCGATGTGGCTGTCGACATGAGAAATCTATTCGACGAGAGATACGATTTGCTTCAACACGTCGATTCCATCGATCCGACAATTTCGTGTGACGTGGATGGATGGTTACTGAAAAACCCAATGGGGATACGAACAGAGAGAGAAATCCATGCAGAATTCGAAGGCGCTAATATATACAGAAGATTGTACCAGAAGAAGCTGGCGTAATATTAGGGTGGCGTTTCCCTGGTATAGGCTGTGATGAGGTGGAAAAGTCTAGGTCATTTTGTATTTGCTTATGCAGGAACGATTCTTGTTCTTTATAGTTCTCTGGGTTTGGATAAGAACAAGATTGCCACCTCCTCTTGAACAACTCCACTGCCTCTCTCCTTCCAACCACTCCACCCACCATTTCCTCAGCAATGTAATGCTGGCTGCGAAATTGTtgtcctatatatatattatatatatttgcacgCAACGCGCAATAAGCCACGAATCATGCATCCAATCATTTGTAAATTTCGTTGAAAATCATGGCTTTTTAAtagttcttttgtttttatcttgAATTAAGAAAACTCACAAAGTTTCACCCATTTCTCAGAATTTTCCATGATGTTTTGTTTATCAAAACTCATGAAGACTCTAGGAAAAAAAAGCTTTGCAATTTTCCCGATTGTCACCTAATATCTTAgggaaattactaaaaaaattataaacttattactagatctttaaatttgaccaatttaatccaatgatatttgacaattttggttgaaaattattaTTGTGGATGCTTGTTAATATAGgttgaataatttttgtaatttaaaattttctttttatcttctatCATTATAccttgaaaaaaatcaataataaataatgaTTAAATTATACAAGTGTATAATTAGTGTCAatgttagatttttttaaaattggtaCTTAGTTGCAACAAAAAGCTGataattaaatcaatcaaattgaaaattttatattaaattagcacaagtgtaatttttttggtaatttctccTAATATCCTTTTTAAGTTTTCCAAGTGGCCTCATTAGATTGCGTGGCGTAGTCAATGTGGCTAAGTCACCGTTCCTTCGCAGGAAGATCCCTTATTCTCCAAATCTTCCACAAACTCAGGGCCAAAAACACCACCCGCCTACAAATTTGGACTTCCATAATTCGAAACCTGTCGACAATTGCCCCCATCGACCCCTGTACTTGACTCACACACACATTCTCTCTAGCCATGTAAGTGCCACATTGCTGCCATGTAAGTGCACTGCATTTGACATGTAAGTCAATTATGTCTAGAATTTTTAACGTGGCATTTGAACAGCTATTTAACAGACACATTTCCTCGTCAACCCCAAGTTTCCTTGGGGGATGTCTGCAATTTTCCCGTAACCAAAGGATCTTTATCAGAACAAATAAACATATAGCTCCCTAAGAGCATTTTAagcgcacaaaaaaaaaaaaaaaaaaaaaaaaaaaaaagtccaaggacaatattttacaaataaaaaaaggttcATGTTCATCTCATGACATTATCCCCTTGCAGAATGTAGGTACAATTTAatacttcatttatttcatggaaaatgaagattTAAAATATGTTTTCTGAAAAATTATAGTTtgaattgcttgaaataattagttatgaattttttttttattattgataacaatttatatttaaaaattttttggatgataaaaatatttttttctttcgtttttgggaaattttattttttgcaaacaAACGCACTCTAAATGGTGACCAATCATACCTTAAACATAGACTTGGATAAGAAAATGTGCATTTTAACAATTAACGTACTTATTGTTTGCTTGCTTTGATCGGTTGAAGTTTATAGGTTaagctttattattttcatataatatggATGCCGTGCGACCAAATAAAAACATTTAATTCAACTAATTTCATTGTGAACTGTTCCGTTCGCATCCATGAATACACAAACTGCATTTAAGAGTATCGCACTTTATT
This region includes:
- the LOC104441277 gene encoding tRNA (guanine-N(7)-)-methyltransferase isoform X2 gives rise to the protein MAIVIPFSASLRAPLASSPPLLRIANLAAATCARRLRCYGGGTAVQLQRQQEGKNRLGSPELVALEYAGLNLPHKLSEELGHVRTRQHVNPLSSSFSMPAQAPNWDEVLEDPTLPLMVDIGCGSGRFLMWLAKANPTGNYLGLEIRQKLAKRAECWAKELALKNIHFLFANATVSFKHIISTYPGPLVLVSILCPDPHFKKKHQKRRVVQKPLVDSILDSLAPGGKVFIQSDVLDVAVDMRNLFDERYDLLQHVDSIDPTISCDVDGWLLKNPMGIRTEREIHAEFEGANIYRRLYQKKLA
- the LOC104441277 gene encoding tRNA (guanine-N(7)-)-methyltransferase isoform X1, which encodes MAIVIPFSASLRAPLASSPPLLRIANLAAATCARRLRCYGGGTAVQLQRQQEGKNRLGSPELVALEYAGLNLPHKLSEELGHVRTRQHVNPLSSSFSMPAQAPNWDEVLEDPTLPLMVDIGCGSGRFLMWLAKANPTGNYLGLEIRQKVWHEHLGLLLAHSAMTLILAKRAECWAKELALKNIHFLFANATVSFKHIISTYPGPLVLVSILCPDPHFKKKHQKRRVVQKPLVDSILDSLAPGGKVFIQSDVLDVAVDMRNLFDERYDLLQHVDSIDPTISCDVDGWLLKNPMGIRTEREIHAEFEGANIYRRLYQKKLA